The Apium graveolens cultivar Ventura chromosome 6, ASM990537v1, whole genome shotgun sequence genome contains a region encoding:
- the LOC141663850 gene encoding uncharacterized protein LOC141663850 isoform X1, which translates to MKQQQQDLLGDEKLPLKLIKSDAIPPCPSGSESCIDWLPDFSGYSWLAYASSSLLVISHLPIATCSIPAPGGPIFRQVFELGGGVVSAVSWSPVIPSPGVLAASLDSSIRLFEFTASFSWRQTTSLIQSTKVDAIGWTASGDGIISVGIQVLLWRRNYNPTSWEISWKLTPNRPQNLVSATWSIQGYFATALRCGNLAQSSSLPMHTASKIVIVYHSDPISQFVQAELPHPLPVLMIQWRPSLIKQEARHQRRLILLTCCMDGTVRLWCEIDDARVRKVGKDSNDQRARRLLFCVCSVIEINQPMNGILGSDIHVRWTTELNCIFNPSKEAASHCFPLDDYQPDGVGKCEWVIGFGPHRMVTLWAIHCLDDVTPMRYPRVTLWKRRELEGHDPETSSLLLRKVVISRNQAFGPPTLCNLVQLSSCNSLAWFQISFQTLTSSEEPSVRSQTKKVQSPCAHRKLNLDGHSGKILQVAIHSHKYDLKFGASLDMNGLLLLWSISNISNSIMGLPTLNPTWKLSGKVALNECSPRYTTLDWLPAVIDENLILLAGHSEGIDCFVVEFSKEEEENLFSYKLCTIPFTSCSCTEGPASVCAVPLPSTCDEIFDSGTTMLLAVWKHTFTALSWKLSIHQCEFSGIHECTLDTRNISESNAQTFKENISGKRYCIIVDPWSSIFPELHNHSQVTTYDAVSPITVPLFGEQKECSANELLGSYAAYHLATGYSDGRVRLWRSKPLYIDSQWELVSVLDTHQSPIVALSVSDCGRKIATISPSSLSNSSTTIHIWEAVYLSFAGSFILEDSVVLDRKVVALSWLTLDNGQFLLAVCLQNQFMVYGQRLCGGHNLLQSVRPSNRKIWFCVALSHTHPEIQYFFWGPNASAVVVHSEYFSLFSPWLLLVNNKLHANCLSKESKHNSQDCIAAEKYLLTSVFTDSGTCDLKESSAEEKRNHYQLRSSYMINIPNDTLSSIYAESYDLDLKIGFVNILNVAEKFGGSLPLYHPESLLMNICSGNWKRAQVVVQNLVDYYTSRSVSSQICSLAKSGHDTPFVQLSDYLNGSLSSSSSNKAFQWRGDAMSITPSFQLQHDLSHSATSWEFNDSNASLISPSTRSDLVGFPEPIERLYDLGVLSIIEKVQMHAIIDLLQEVSNSSSAYGSLDKSGRRFWVAIRFQHLYFVRKFSRMPTEGELVVNTSVIGWAFHSDCQENLFDSLLPNESSWHEMRDIGVGYWYTNSTQLRLKMEKLARHQYLKAKDPKACALLYIALNRLQVLAGLFRLSKDEKDKPLVGFLSRNFKEDNNKAAALKNAYVLMGKHQLELAVAFFILGGDAASAINVCAKNLGDEQLALVISRLVEGYGGPLQCQLMSKFLLPSALEKGDIWLASFLEWALGNYSQAIVRILGSPTSTVGDKPALVSYQDFFFDPSIGEYCLMLATSNSMKNALGERNAANLGRWAILMTATALSRCGLPLEGLERLSSSYSISGGSEQGNVSEVADFELLSEMLNPSFCDPSSNWILVDVARQIESQAKSDMAMHYLIKLLKEHPSWADTNIEYYSVLTHKKADIQQYLVLLESFENKLRDWLACLGQKFSLVSRHLIFKMVKFLCRSGLAFIGYHLLLSYTHTDQSKEQSNAFSGFYLHPALPNLVLKATEETASLFSRYVILCSISSSNLKSYSTEDRAPADISNRLAGWQFYMQGVLWSLWCLRSMLKLFSGSADADFIRKTFTTIDLYEYYVYFSSAMLQRNLQALIPTMKAIQMTCKNDHAQYEINLEDIYKVLPEIAELLSHNSLIYDVRDSASSVLPDHDGYEISVSIDEEWHILRAMLYRHMSGFLNNQLNSSLTVEDSRANCLPFRLFVFVSDSTMCGLDNSNLTPQIGVVCAALTNLLKSISLHIFSKSEGHLALSLLHKEGNGSSAATLKWFNEFSWNPLKDYQKQSRQNIVNRNMKNSETELSAYELLWKICAETKFRCEDFELNNSKWLKYVKQKLAKRWIQIYKSAELEYGTEEICKQEGNLGSPLASNGVESGSPLKGLSPDNSFFLGSGGKDESITKKVMSFESPKEIYKRSGELLEALCVNTVNQQQAALASNRKGIVFFCREDGLISMESNYIWSKADWPHDGWAGSDSTPVPTCVSPGVGLGSRKGTHLGLGGATVGAGSLAKPGRDFAGRGAYGVPGYAGIGSSGLGWEIQDEFEEFLDPPATVENIRTRALSSHPSRPLFLVGSSNTHTYLWEFGKERATATYGVLPAANVPPPYALASISAVRFDHCGQRFATAALDGTVCTWQLEVGGRNNIRPTESMLCFNNCASDIAYVTASGSIIATAGYSSDAINVVIWDTLAPPTTSRASIMCHEGGARSLSVFNNDIGSGSISPYIVTGGKAGDVGVHDFRYIATGRTKRNRHSDSNEEFASGSCSTIMRNKIGDQNSHGMLWYIPKAHTGSVTRISAVPNTNFFLTGSKDGDVKLWDAKRAKLVYHWPKLHDRHTFLQGGVVRAAVTDIQVVSNGFLTCGGDSSVKFVQITDSLGE; encoded by the exons ATGAAGCAGCAGCAGCAAGACTTATTGGGGGATGAGAAATTACCTCTGAAATTGATAAAGTCGGACGCAATACCTCCGTGTCCAAGTGGATCGGAATCGTGCATAGATTGGCTACCTGATTTCTCAGGTTACTCCTGGCTTGCTTATGCCTCTTCTTCTCTCCTTGTAATTTCTCACTTACCAATTGCTACTTGTTCTATTCCTGCTCCTGGAGGTCCTATTTTTCGCCAAGTTTTCGAGCTCGGTGGCGGTGTTGTTTCTGCTGTTTCTTGGTCACCTGTTATCCCTTCCCCTGGTGTACTTGCTGCTTCCTTGGATTCTTCTATTCGCCTTTTCGAATTTACAG CTTCTTTTTCTTGGAGGCAGACTACATCACTTATTCAATCTACTAAGGTCGACGCCATTGGGTGGACTGCTTCTGGTGATGGCATCATTTCTGTCGGAATCCAAGTCCTACTGTGGAGAAGAAACTATAATCCTACTTCCTGGGAAATTTCCTGGAAGCTTACGCCCAACCGGCCTCAGAATCTTGTTTCTGCTACGTGGTCCATTCAAGGATATTTTGCAACAGCACTTCGGTGTGGTAATCTTGCTCAATCTTCTTCTTTACCAATGCATACTGCAAGTAAAATTGTCATAGTATATCACAGTGACCCTATATCCCAATTTGTACAAGCTGAGTTACCTCATCCGCTGCCTGTGTTAATGATTCAGTGGAGACCGTCATTAATTAAACAAGAGGCCAGACATCAACGGAGGCTGATTTTGTTAACATGCTGCATGGATGGAACAGTGAGGTTGTGGTGTGAGATTGATGATGCAAGGGTCAGAAAAGTTGGCAAGGACAGTAATGATCAAAGAGCTAgaaggttgttgttttgtgtaTGTTCTGTCATTGAGATAAACCAGCCAATGAATGGAATCCTGGGTTCAGATATACATGTAAGATGGACCACAGAATTGAATTGTATATTTAACCCCAGTAAAGAAGCAGCTAGTCATTGTTTCCCTTTAGACGATTATCAACCTGATGGAGTTGGCAAGTGTGAATGGGTAATTGGTTTTGGTCCTCATAGGATGGTGACTCTGTGGGCTATACATTGCCTTGATGATGTTACTCCAATGAGATATCCACGTGTGACTTTGTGGAAGAGACGTGAATTGGAGGGTCATGATCCGGAAACAAGTAGTTTGTTACTTCGTAAGGTTGTGATTTCGAGGAATCAAGCCTTTGGTCCTCCAACTTTATGTAATCTAGTCCAACTATCATCTTGTAATTCCTTAGCTTGGTTTCAAATAAGTTTTCAAACACTAACAAGTTCTGAAGAACCTTCTGTTAGATCCCAGACAAAAAAGGTTCAGTCACCTTGTGCTCACAGAAAGTTAAACCTGGACGGTCATAGTGGAAAAATATTACAGGTAGCAATACATTCACATAAATATGACCTCAAATTTGGTGCTTCTTTGGATATGAATGGATTACTGTTATTGTGGTCAATTTCTAATATTTCCAATAGCATCATGGGTCTACCAACATTAAACCCCACTTGGAAACTTTCAGGAAAGGTTGCACTAAATGAATGTAGCCCCAGATATACAACCTTGGACTGGCTGCCAGCAGTGATAGATGAAAACCTAATTCTTCTTGCAGGACATTCTGAAGGTATTGATTGCTTTGTAGTTGAGTTCTCTAAAGAGGAAGAAGAAAATCTATTTAGTTACAAATTGTGCACAATCCCTTTTACTAGTTGTAGTTGCACTGAAGGCCCAGCCAGTGTTTGTGCAGTTCCTTTGCCATCAACGTGTGATGAGATCTTTGATTCTGGCACTACTATGCTGTTGGCAGTGTGGAAGCATACCTTTACGGCTTTGTCATGGAAACTCAGCATCCATCAATGTGAATTTTCTGGAATTCATGAATGTACTCTTGACACTCGTAACATTTCTGAAAGCAATGCTCAGACCTTTAAGGAAAATATATCTGGCAAGAGATATTGTATTATTGTCGATCCTTGGTCGTCTATATTTCCAGAACTACACAATCACAGCCAGGTTACAACTTATGATGCGGTCTCTCCGATCACTGTTCCATTGTTCGGAGAACAAAAGGAATGTTCTGCTAATGAGCTACTTGGAAGCTATGCAGCATATCACTTAGCGACCGGCTACTCTGATGGTAGAGTGAGACTGTGGAGAAGTAAGCCTTTATATATAGATTCACAGTGGGAGCTTGTTAGTGTTCTTGATACACATCAAAGTCCAATCGTGGCATTATCTGTAAGTGACTGTGGCCGAAAGATTGCAACTATCTCACCGTCCTCTCTGTCCAATTCTTCGACCACTATTCATATATGGGAAGCTGTCTACCTGTCATTTGCAGGAAGCTTTATACTAGAAGATTCGGTTGTTCTTGATAGGAAGGTTGTTGCTCTCAGTTGGTTAACATTGGATAATGGTCAGTTTTTACTTGCAGTTTGCTTGCAGAATCAGTTTATGGTAtatggtcaaagactctgtggTGGTCATAATCTTCTTCAGAGTGTAAGACCTTCAAACAGAAAGATCTGGTTTTGTGTTGCATTAAGTCATACTCATCCTGAGATTCAATATTTCTTTTGGGGGCCTAATGCCTCAGCTGTGGTTGTTCATAGTGAATACTTTAGTCTTTTCAGTCCGTGGCTTTTACTGGTTAATAACAAATTACATGCTAATTGTCTTTCCAAAGAAAGCAAGCATAATTCTCAAGATTGCATCGCGGCCGAGAAGTATCTGCTTACTTCAGTTTTCACTGATTCTGGTACATGTGATCTCAAAGAATCATCAGCAGAAGAGAAACGGAATCATTACCAGCTAAGATCTTCTTATATGATAAATATTCCAAATGATACATTGTCAAGCATTTATGCAGAAAGCTATGATTTAGATTTAAAAATTGGTTTTGTAAACATATTAAATGTAGCAGAAAAGTTTGGTGGATCTCTACCTCTTTATCACCCAGAGTCGCTCCTCATGAATATATGTTCAG GAAACTGGAAGCGAGCACAAGTTGTTGTTCAAAATCTTGTCGATTATTATACTTCTCGAAGTGTGTCTTCTCAGATATGCAGCCTTGCAAAATCTGGCCATGACACTCCATTTGTCCAATTATCAGATTATCTCAATGGAAGTCTATCATCAAGCTCGAGCAATAAAGCATTTCAATGGAGAGGAGATGCTATGTCTATTACACCATCTTTTCAGCTTCAACATGACCTTTCCCATTCTGCGACCAGTTGGGAATTTAATGATTCCAATGCTTCCTTGATTTCTCCTTCTACAAGATCCGACCTTGTTGGCTTTCCTGAACCGATAGAGAGGCTTTATGACCTCGGAGTCCTGTCTATCATTGAGAAGGTGCAAATGCATGCTATCATTGATCTTCTACAAGAAGTTAGTAACTCTTCCTCTGCCTATGGAAGTCTTGATAAATCTGGCCGAAG GTTTTGGGTTgcaataagatttcaacatctaTATTTTGTTCGAAAATTTAGTAGAATGCCAACTGAAGGAGAGTTGGTTGTTAACACAAGCGTAATCGGATGGGCTTTCCACTCTGATTGTCAAGAAAATTTGTTCGATTCTCTTTTACCTAATGAATCTTCTTGGCATGAAATGAGGGATATAGGCGTTGGATATTGGTACACAAATTCAACACAATTACGATTAAAG ATGGAAAAGTTGGCAAGACATCAGTATCTAAAAGCTAAGGATCCAAAGGCTTGTGCACTTCTTTACATAGCACTAAATAGGCTTCAAGTTTTGGCTGGTCTTTTCAGGCTCAGTAAGGATGAAAAGGACAAACCATTGGTGGGATTTCTTTCAAGAAATTTTAAG gaagatAATAACAAGGCAGCTGCTTTGAAAAATGCTTACGTGCTAATGGGAAAACATCAACTAGAGCTTGCTGTTGCTTTTTTCATACTTGGAGGCGATGCTGCTTCTGCAATCAATGTCTGTGCAAAAAATCTTGGAGATGAGCAGCTTGCTCTAGTGATATCTCGTCTTGTAGAAGGCTATGGCGGGCCGTTACAGTGTCAACTTATGTCAAAGTTTCTTCTTCCATCTGCACTTGAAAAGGGTGATATCTGGCTGGCTAGCTTTCTGGAG TGGGCATTAGGAAATTATTCTCAGGCTATTGTACGCATTCTTGGTTCGCCAACTAGTACTGTGGGTGATAAGCCAGCACTAGTTTCTTATCAGGATTTTTTTTTTGATCCAAGCATTGGTGAGTATTGTCTAATGCTGGCAACAAGCAATAGCATGAAAAATGCTTTAGGCGAGCGAAATGCTGCAAATCTTGGGAGGTGGGCGATTTTGATGACCGCTACTGCCTTGAGCAGATGTGGCCTTCCT CTTGAAGGTTTGGAGCGTCTTTCCTCTTCTTACAGCATATCTGGTGGTTCTGAACAAGGTAATGTATCAGAGGTTGCAGATTTTGAACTTCTGAGTGAAATGCTGAATCCATCCTTCTGTGATCCATCCTCAAACTGGATATTAGTCGATGTCGCTCGTCAAATTGAGTCGCAAGCCAAATCAGATATGGCGATGCACTACCTCATTAAACTTTTAAAAGAACATCCTAGTTGGGCAGACACCAATATAGAATATTATTCTGTATTGACACACAAGAAGGCTGATATACAACAATACTTGGTGTTACTTGAAAGTTTCGAAAACAAGTTACGGGATTGGCTTGCCTGTTTAGGGCAGAAATTTTCACTGGTCTCTCGCCATCTAATTTTTAAG ATGGTAAAGTTTTTGTGCAGAAGCGGCTTAGCGTTTATAGGATATCATTTATTGCTATCTTACACTCATACGGATCAGTCAAAAGAACAGAGCAATGCATTTAGTGGATTCTACTTGCATCCCGCACTCCCCAATCTGGTTTTGAAGGCTACTGAAGAAACGGCCTCCTTGTTCTCAAGATATGTCATTTTATGTAGCATAAGCAGTTCTAACTTAAAATCATACTCCACAGAAGATAGGGCACCAGCGGATATATCTAACAGGCTAGCTGGTTGGCAATTTTACATGCAGGGCGTGTTGTGGTCATTGTGGTGTCTTAGGTCTATGTTAAAGCTGTTTTCTGGTTCAGCTGATGCTGATTTTATAAGGAAAACATTTACTACTATCGACTTGTACGAGTATTATGTGTATTTTTCATCTGCTATGCTCCAAAGGAACCTACAAGCTCTTATTCCTACCATGAAAGCTATTCAGATGACATGTAAAAATGATCATGCACAATATGAAATTAACTTGGAAGATATATATAAGGTCCTTCCTGAAATTGCAGAGTTGTTGTCCCACAATTCCTTGATATATGATGTACGAGATTCTGCTTCATCAGTGCTACCTGATCATGATGGCTATGAGATTTCAGTATCAATAGATGAAGAATGGCACATTCTCAGGGCTATGTTGTACAGACATATGTCTGGGTTTCTGAACAACCAGCTGAATTCATCTCTGACTGTTGAAGACAGTCGTGCGAATTGCCTACCATTCAGACTTTTCGTATTTGTTTCTGATTCCACAATGTGTGGGCTTGATAACAGTAATCTAACACCACAAATTGGGGTTGTTTGTGCAGCATTGACCAATTTACTCAAGAGCATTTCTCTTCATATTTTTTCTAAAAGTGAGGGACATCTTGCCTTATCCCTGCTGCACAAAGAAGGGAATGGGTCTAGTGCAGCCACTCTTAAGTGGTTCAATGAATTTTCTTGGAATCCTCTCAAAGACTACCAAAAGCAAAGTAGACAGAATATTGTCAATAGGAACATGAAGAACAGTGAAACAGAATTATCTGCTTATGAATTATTGTGGAAAATTTGTGCTGAAACAAAATTCAGATGTGAAGATTTTGAACTAAATAATTCTAAGTGGCTAAAGTATGTTAAACAAAAGCTTGCTAAACGATGGATTCAAATATACAAGAGCGCTGAGTTAGAGTATGGAACTGAGGAAATTTGCAAGCAAGAAGGTAATTTAGGCAGTCCTCTTGCTAGCAATGGTGTTGAATCGGGGTCACCTCTCAAGGGCCTTTCTCCAGATAATAGTTTTTTCCTGGGTTCTGGAGGAAAGGATGAATCCATCACCAAGAAAGTTATGTCTTTTGAGAGTCCTAAAGAAATATATAAGCGGAGTGGAGAACTGTTGGAG GCATTATGTGTCAACACTGTTAACCAACAGCAAGCTGCACTGGCTAGCAATCGAAAG GGAATAGTATTTTTTTGCCGGGAAGATGGACTAATTTCTATGGAGTCTAATTATATATGGTCAAAGGCTGACTGGCCCCATGATGGATGGGCTGGATCAGATTCTACCCCTGTTCCTACCTGTGTTTCTCCCGGGGTTGGGCTTGGAAGCAGAAAAGGTACACATCTTGGTCTGGGTGGAGCAACTGTTGGTGCGGGTTCTCTGGCAAAACCAGGAAGAGACTTCGCAGGTCGTGGAGCTTACGGAGTTCCAGGTTATGCAGGTATTGGTTCATCTGGTCTCGGGTGGGAGATTCAAGATGAATTTGAGGAGTTTCTAGACCCACCTGCTACTGTGGAAAATATTAGGACAAGGGCATTATCTTCTCACCCCTCTAGACCCTTATTTTTGGTGGGTTCAAGCAATACACACACATACTTGTGGGAG TTTGGTAAGGAGAGGGCTACCGCCACGTACGGAGTGCTTCCTGCAGCAAATGTGCCCCCTCCATATGCTCTTGCCTCGATATCAGCTGTGCGCTTTGATCACTGTGGACAGAGATTTGCAACTGCTGCTTTAGATGGGACGGTGTGTACATGGCAGCTTGAGGTGGGGGGAAGGAACAATATCCGCCCCACAGAATCTATGCTTTGCTTTAACAACTGTGCATC GGATATCGCATATGTTACTGCTAGTGGATCAATCATTGCTACTGCTGGCTATAGCTCCGATGCCATTAATGTGGTTATTTGGGATACCCTTGCTCCGCCTACAACATCTCGAGCTTCCATTATGTGCCATGAAG GTGGGGCTCGCTCTCTTTCGGTGTTCAACAATGACATCGGAAGTGGTTCTATTTCCCCGTATATTGTGACGGGTGGAAAGGCTGGGGATGTTGGAGTTCACGATTTTCGATACATAGCTACTGGACGGACTAAAAGAAATAGACATTCTGACAGCAACGAAGAATTTGCCAGTGGGTCTTGTTCAACTATCATGCGTAATAAAATTGGGGACCAGAATTCTCATGGGATGTTATGGTATATACCAAAGGCTCATACAG GGAGTGTCACCAGAATATCTGCTGTCCCAAATACCAACTTTTTCTTGACTGGTAGCAAAGATGGGGATGTAAAACTGTGGGATGCCAAGAGAGCTAAGTTAGTATATCACTGGCCCAAGTTGCATGACCGGCACACTTTTCTTCAAGGTGGAGTTGTTCGG GCTGCTGTTACTGATATACAAGTTGTCTCCAACGGATTTCTTACCTGTGGCGGAGATAGTTCAGTAAAGTTTGTTCAGATTACAGATAGTCTGGGAGAATAG